From a region of the Helicobacter hepaticus ATCC 51449 genome:
- a CDS encoding glycosyl transferase family 90 codes for MKNNYFLYNLKGISRMLTPAVFLPKNREKILKDVLTRPDIEYIKSRVDYYCQLNNPITLDDEAKNLSFVRFTRKKTVYFFDTYEYTRYFPQDFKAHFAFGDINFICPKPSITKSRPIKDYYESHSQQLTLGGGHNALKSPPFNYSTLLNLEKVRHFTFINDPYTFEDKQDKLFYRGGIYQPHRTQFFEKYFNHRLCDLGHTGSKRVHHLWQKPKIGIAKHLPYKFLLSLEGNDVASNLKWVMSSNSLAIMSKPKFETWFMEGTLKSNVHYAQIRDDYEDLEERLEYFIKHPNEAKEIIHNAQEYIKQFFDTKREAIISLLVLEKYFYYTGQIDKLRI; via the coding sequence ATGAAAAATAATTATTTTCTCTATAATCTTAAGGGAATCTCTCGTATGCTAACACCTGCAGTATTTTTGCCCAAAAATCGTGAGAAAATTTTAAAAGATGTGCTCACACGCCCTGATATTGAATATATTAAATCACGTGTAGATTATTATTGCCAATTAAATAATCCTATCACCCTTGATGATGAAGCGAAAAATCTTAGCTTTGTGCGATTTACACGCAAGAAAACCGTGTATTTTTTTGATACCTATGAATACACAAGATATTTTCCTCAAGATTTTAAAGCGCATTTTGCATTTGGCGATATTAACTTTATTTGCCCTAAACCCTCTATTACAAAATCACGTCCAATAAAGGATTATTATGAATCGCATTCTCAACAATTAACATTGGGGGGGGGGCATAACGCTCTTAAGTCTCCACCTTTTAATTATTCTACTTTGCTTAATTTAGAAAAGGTGCGACATTTTACATTTATCAATGATCCATATACCTTTGAAGATAAACAAGATAAACTTTTTTATCGTGGCGGGATTTATCAACCCCATCGCACACAATTTTTTGAAAAGTATTTTAATCATCGGCTCTGTGATTTAGGACATACCGGAAGTAAAAGAGTGCATCACTTATGGCAAAAGCCAAAAATTGGCATAGCCAAACATTTACCTTATAAATTTTTGCTCTCTTTAGAGGGGAATGATGTTGCAAGCAATCTCAAATGGGTAATGAGCTCTAATTCTCTTGCAATTATGTCAAAGCCAAAATTTGAAACTTGGTTTATGGAAGGCACACTTAAATCAAATGTGCATTATGCACAAATCCGCGATGACTATGAAGACTTGGAGGAAAGGTTAGAATATTTCATCAAACACCCAAATGAAGCTAAAGAAATTATCCATAACGCCCAAGAGTATATTAAACAATTTTTTGATACAAAACGTGAAGCTATCATTTCTCTTTTAGTGCTTGAAAAATATTTCTACTACACAGGACAAATCGATAAACTTAGAATATAA
- a CDS encoding L-lactate permease has protein sequence MGAWEQIYDPLNNMWLSAAVAFIPIACFLLCLLVLKLKGYIAGFITVIVATLVAFYAYKMPFSLIGASFVQGFAQGMWPIAWIIIAAIFLYKLSVKSGSFEVIKQSVMTITPDHRIQVILIGFCFGSFLEGAIGFGGPVAITAALLVGLGLRPLYAAGLCLIANTAPVAFGAVGIPIIAMSNLVGVEQYSVAAMVGRMLVPLSLTIPFFIVFLMDGIKGVRETFPAILVAAVSFTATQFISSNYLGAELPDIVSAVVSLVCTTAFLKFWSPTNIFRLDDLKDFSNHEKLEFVKVFKAWLPFILLIICVIIWTQPWFKAIFEAKKILFENPDLLINGAIALPKESFFFSIKPIIDDAGATIGYYQIGALNYTQVSMAFNPLTSVITDPSGNPIKIDLPINLIALQAGTAILVAAFLTIAFLRIKSSVAEEALGDTLKEMAIPCITIGLVVAFAFISKNSGMSATLGIAFAKTGDLFAFFSPVIGWLGVFITGSDTSSNLLFGPLQQVTAQELGIKETLFLAANSVGGVVGKMISPQSIAIACAAVGLVGKESDLFKFTLKYSLAFIILIGIWTAIIAMFIPYIIPEAVALVK, from the coding sequence ATGGGTGCTTGGGAACAGATTTATGATCCACTTAACAATATGTGGTTAAGTGCAGCAGTAGCTTTTATACCTATTGCGTGTTTTTTATTATGTTTGCTTGTTTTAAAGCTTAAGGGATATATAGCGGGCTTTATCACAGTGATTGTAGCGACTTTGGTGGCATTTTATGCTTACAAAATGCCTTTTTCACTCATAGGTGCTTCTTTTGTGCAAGGATTTGCACAAGGAATGTGGCCTATTGCTTGGATTATTATTGCAGCAATCTTTCTCTATAAGCTTTCGGTGAAATCTGGCTCTTTTGAAGTAATTAAACAAAGTGTAATGACTATCACGCCTGATCATAGAATCCAAGTGATTTTGATTGGATTTTGTTTTGGTTCATTTTTGGAGGGAGCCATTGGCTTTGGCGGACCTGTTGCAATTACAGCAGCACTCCTTGTGGGCTTGGGGCTTCGTCCATTATATGCAGCAGGACTTTGTTTGATTGCAAATACTGCTCCTGTGGCTTTTGGAGCAGTTGGGATTCCAATTATTGCAATGAGTAATCTTGTAGGTGTAGAGCAATATTCTGTTGCGGCAATGGTTGGGCGTATGCTTGTGCCTTTGAGTTTAACAATCCCTTTCTTTATTGTATTTTTAATGGACGGAATCAAAGGTGTGAGAGAAACTTTCCCGGCAATTTTGGTAGCAGCAGTGAGCTTTACAGCTACTCAATTTATTAGCTCAAACTATCTTGGTGCAGAGCTTCCTGATATAGTTTCTGCTGTAGTATCTTTAGTTTGTACCACAGCTTTTTTGAAGTTTTGGTCTCCCACAAATATATTTAGGCTTGATGATTTAAAAGATTTTTCAAACCACGAAAAACTTGAATTTGTTAAAGTCTTTAAAGCGTGGCTTCCGTTTATTTTGCTCATTATTTGTGTAATTATTTGGACTCAGCCTTGGTTTAAAGCAATATTTGAAGCAAAGAAAATTTTATTTGAGAATCCAGATTTATTGATAAATGGAGCTATTGCTTTACCTAAAGAGAGTTTCTTTTTTAGCATAAAGCCTATAATTGATGATGCGGGAGCAACGATAGGTTATTATCAAATTGGAGCCTTAAACTATACCCAAGTGAGTATGGCTTTCAATCCTCTTACAAGTGTCATAACTGACCCTAGCGGCAATCCTATAAAAATTGATTTGCCCATTAATCTTATTGCGCTTCAAGCAGGCACAGCGATTTTAGTAGCCGCTTTTTTAACCATCGCTTTTTTGAGAATAAAATCAAGTGTTGCTGAAGAAGCACTTGGAGATACCTTAAAAGAAATGGCAATTCCTTGTATCACAATTGGGCTTGTTGTTGCCTTTGCTTTTATCTCAAAAAATAGTGGTATGAGCGCAACTTTGGGTATTGCTTTTGCAAAAACAGGCGATTTATTTGCTTTCTTTAGTCCAGTTATTGGGTGGCTTGGTGTGTTTATCACAGGAAGTGATACAAGCTCAAATCTACTCTTTGGTCCGCTTCAACAAGTTACTGCACAAGAGCTTGGTATTAAAGAAACATTATTTCTTGCAGCAAATTCTGTAGGTGGTGTTGTAGGTAAAATGATTTCTCCACAAAGTATCGCGATTGCTTGTGCAGCGGTTGGGTTAGTTGGTAAAGAATCAGATTTATTTAAATTTACTTTAAAATATTCTCTTGCATTTATCATTCTTATTGGTATTTGGACAGCTATTATTGCTATGTTTATTCCTTATATCATTCCCGAAGCGGTAGCCCTGGTTAAATAG
- a CDS encoding (Fe-S)-binding protein translates to MRVFFFSTCLGSLAYADTCVNAIRLLQKEGCEVIFKKDQTCCAQPSYNSGYYEESRKVALHNIALFEGEEPIIVPSGSCAGMMREDYLALFEGRSELEKVKQFCSRVYDLGEYLHKILNVRYEDKGAPTKVTWHSNCHALRTSKVVDSAKALITSLQNVELIELEREEECCGFGGTFSIKEPEVSNAMVSQKIEDILSRNVEYVISADAGCLLNISGAMQKQKIAVKPIHLYDFLAQRIGLGA, encoded by the coding sequence ATGCGAGTATTTTTTTTCTCAACTTGTCTAGGAAGTTTAGCGTATGCTGATACTTGCGTAAATGCAATCAGATTATTACAAAAAGAGGGGTGTGAAGTCATTTTTAAAAAAGACCAAACTTGTTGTGCACAACCAAGCTATAATTCGGGCTATTATGAGGAAAGCCGCAAAGTTGCTCTCCATAATATAGCACTTTTTGAGGGAGAAGAACCAATTATTGTGCCTTCAGGCTCTTGTGCAGGTATGATGAGAGAGGATTATTTAGCACTTTTTGAGGGAAGAAGCGAACTTGAGAAGGTAAAACAATTTTGCTCACGTGTATATGATTTAGGCGAATACCTACATAAGATACTCAATGTCCGATATGAAGATAAAGGTGCGCCTACCAAAGTTACTTGGCATAGTAATTGCCACGCTTTACGCACCTCTAAAGTTGTTGATAGCGCAAAGGCTCTCATTACTTCATTGCAAAATGTTGAGCTTATTGAACTAGAACGAGAAGAAGAATGCTGCGGCTTTGGTGGGACTTTTAGCATTAAAGAGCCGGAAGTATCAAATGCAATGGTGAGCCAGAAAATTGAGGATATTCTTTCAAGAAATGTAGAATATGTAATTTCAGCAGATGCAGGGTGCTTACTTAATATCAGCGGGGCAATGCAAAAGCAAAAAATCGCTGTCAAACCCATTCATCTCTATGATTTCTTAGCCCAAAGAATCGGATTAGGAGCATAA
- a CDS encoding LutB/LldF family L-lactate oxidation iron-sulfur protein, which translates to MSHQEHTNIVHTKLNDKQLRTNLKSVMDTLKGNRKNLISSRYIDWEALREQGRAVKQKTLSQLDTLLERFEQNATKNGFIVHWARDSKETNEIIYNLMREKNITKILKGKSMASEETHLNAFLKQKGINPIETDLGELIIQLIDEPPVHIVAPAIHKNRYQIGEIFQQKLGANLESEPEKLNEIARVHLRKEFQEFKMGLSGVNFAIANEGAIWLIENEGNGRMSTTASDIHIAICGIEKIVESFEDASILDTLLVPSATGAPITCYNNIITSPRKNGELDGPKEVHIILLDNNRSTILKDAHFYRSLSCIRCGTCLNHCPVYDKIGGHAYLSTYPGPIGEVISPQLFGMKNFGHMVNLCSLCGRCSEVCPVKIPLAELIRDLRSEKVGQGRKNLKNNDGSLRDKGEEYAMKQFANAATNGDAWRELLNLPNKPLLMPLVKLFSGFIPGLKNWVAYRTFPTLNGNLHKKISHMKGVIYE; encoded by the coding sequence ATGAGCCATCAAGAACATACCAATATCGTCCATACCAAACTCAATGACAAACAACTCCGCACTAACCTTAAGAGTGTAATGGACACCCTTAAAGGGAATCGTAAGAATCTTATCTCTTCTCGTTATATAGATTGGGAGGCTTTACGTGAGCAAGGAAGAGCGGTTAAACAAAAAACTCTCTCTCAACTTGATACTCTCCTTGAACGTTTTGAACAAAATGCTACAAAAAATGGATTCATTGTGCATTGGGCACGCGATAGCAAAGAAACAAATGAGATTATTTATAATCTTATGAGAGAGAAAAATATCACTAAGATTCTCAAAGGCAAATCTATGGCGAGCGAGGAGACGCATCTTAATGCTTTTTTAAAGCAAAAAGGTATTAATCCCATTGAAACAGATTTGGGTGAGCTTATCATTCAACTTATTGATGAGCCACCTGTGCATATTGTCGCCCCAGCTATTCATAAAAACCGCTATCAAATCGGCGAAATATTCCAACAAAAACTTGGTGCAAACTTAGAATCTGAACCAGAAAAACTCAACGAAATCGCTCGTGTGCATTTGCGTAAAGAATTTCAAGAATTTAAAATGGGACTAAGTGGGGTTAATTTTGCTATTGCTAATGAGGGAGCAATTTGGCTCATTGAAAATGAAGGCAATGGGCGTATGAGCACTACTGCAAGTGATATTCATATAGCTATTTGTGGCATTGAAAAGATTGTGGAGAGTTTTGAAGATGCTTCTATTCTTGACACACTCCTTGTGCCTTCAGCTACAGGCGCACCCATTACTTGTTACAATAACATTATTACTTCTCCACGCAAAAATGGCGAGCTAGATGGTCCCAAAGAAGTGCATATTATCCTCCTTGATAATAATCGCTCAACCATACTTAAAGATGCGCATTTTTACCGCTCTCTTTCTTGTATCCGATGTGGCACTTGTCTCAATCATTGCCCTGTATATGACAAAATCGGAGGACACGCTTATCTTAGCACTTATCCTGGACCTATTGGTGAAGTAATTTCTCCACAGCTTTTTGGTATGAAAAATTTTGGACATATGGTGAATCTTTGCTCACTCTGCGGACGATGTAGTGAAGTATGTCCTGTGAAGATTCCGCTTGCAGAGCTTATTCGTGATTTGCGTAGTGAAAAAGTAGGGCAAGGACGCAAGAATCTTAAAAATAATGATGGCTCATTGCGTGATAAAGGTGAGGAATATGCAATGAAACAATTTGCTAATGCTGCAACTAATGGTGATGCTTGGCGTGAATTATTGAATTTGCCAAACAAGCCTCTACTTATGCCTCTAGTAAAGCTTTTTAGTGGATTTATACCCGGGCTTAAAAATTGGGTGGCTTATCGCACTTTCCCTACTTTAAATGGGAATCTCCATAAAAAAATATCACATATGAAAGGAGTAATTTATGAGTAA
- a CDS encoding LutC/YkgG family protein, which produces MSKQAILDNIKASLQANPLHTESSHYANPMKSTNSDKVQEYISLQNANKAIVVESSPNTLIQDIHKVLAEAKALKILYNLDIEDEIDIQALHKDMSDSMSLIPYEKSVDETREELFNIDTSIVKARCGVANLGIIGITSSNRAPRLSSLITRTCIVLLKKQDIVAHLYEGVQKLKACGNEEILPSNMIFIAGPSRTADIELQTVFGVHGSLRTYVILY; this is translated from the coding sequence ATGAGTAAGCAAGCTATTTTAGACAATATCAAAGCCTCACTTCAGGCTAATCCGCTTCATACAGAATCCTCGCATTATGCTAATCCGATGAAAAGCACAAATTCTGATAAAGTGCAAGAATATATCAGCTTACAAAATGCAAATAAAGCCATTGTGGTAGAATCTAGTCCAAATACTCTAATACAAGATATACATAAAGTTCTTGCAGAAGCAAAAGCACTTAAGATTCTCTATAATCTTGATATTGAAGATGAGATTGATATACAAGCATTACATAAGGATATGTCAGATTCTATGAGCCTTATTCCTTATGAAAAAAGTGTTGATGAGACAAGAGAGGAGCTTTTTAACATTGATACTTCAATCGTGAAAGCGCGATGCGGTGTGGCAAATCTCGGTATTATCGGCATTACCTCTAGCAATCGTGCTCCGCGACTTTCATCACTTATCACAAGAACTTGTATCGTGCTTCTTAAGAAACAAGATATTGTTGCACATCTGTATGAAGGTGTTCAAAAGCTCAAAGCCTGTGGTAACGAGGAAATCTTGCCAAGTAATATGATTTTTATTGCTGGTCCTTCACGCACTGCTGATATTGAGTTACAAACTGTCTTTGGTGTGCACGGCTCATTGCGAACCTATGTGATTCTTTATTAA
- a CDS encoding winged helix-turn-helix domain-containing protein, whose translation MNVFARFWFEKDNKSYIGVGRAELLTRIANTGSISKAAKEMNMSYKAAWDSVDIMNKLSPSPLVQSNNGGKGGGGTKLTPLGFEALQAFNELERVKNIFFDYLDNSQDFNELLQKIAHLESVLKDFRKINLPPVC comes from the coding sequence ATGAATGTTTTTGCGCGGTTTTGGTTTGAAAAAGATAATAAAAGCTACATTGGGGTAGGACGCGCAGAGCTACTCACTCGTATAGCCAATACAGGCTCAATTTCAAAGGCTGCAAAAGAGATGAATATGAGCTATAAAGCCGCTTGGGATAGTGTGGATATTATGAACAAGCTCTCCCCCTCTCCACTTGTGCAATCAAATAATGGAGGCAAGGGTGGTGGTGGCACAAAGCTCACTCCTCTTGGCTTTGAAGCACTCCAAGCATTTAATGAATTAGAACGAGTAAAAAATATCTTTTTTGATTATTTGGATAATTCGCAAGATTTTAATGAACTTTTGCAAAAAATCGCCCACTTAGAATCCGTCCTGAAAGACTTTAGAAAAATTAATTTGCCCCCTGTATGTTGA